One Bacillus solimangrovi genomic window carries:
- a CDS encoding DUF5590 domain-containing protein produces the protein MKKWWWLLLLIPFIVIWQSVNIYQSTLADEKVLHKQAEARAKKIVKGIKVNKVEHFHGKDSYQVVHAINEDGEAVYVWVPDNNKKKPVIKKASEGWTEERVKEQVISERNPIEIIDIRLGMMSGTPLWEVKYVDNNDQYTYYYMNFQNGELVKRYSIKEKKT, from the coding sequence ATGAAAAAATGGTGGTGGTTGCTTTTACTGATACCCTTTATCGTCATTTGGCAAAGTGTAAACATTTATCAATCGACACTAGCAGATGAAAAAGTATTGCATAAACAAGCGGAAGCTCGTGCTAAAAAAATTGTTAAAGGTATCAAAGTAAATAAAGTTGAGCATTTTCATGGCAAAGACTCATATCAAGTTGTACATGCTATTAATGAAGATGGTGAAGCTGTCTATGTGTGGGTACCTGACAATAATAAAAAGAAGCCCGTTATTAAAAAAGCTAGTGAAGGTTGGACAGAAGAACGTGTTAAGGAACAAGTCATTAGTGAGCGTAATCCAATAGAAATTATAGATATTCGATTAGGTATGATGAGTGGTACTCCCCTTTGGGAAGTGAAATATGTTGACAATAATGACCAATATACATATTATTATATGAACTTTCAGAATGGTGAACTTGTGAAACGATATAGCATAAAGGAAAAGAAAACATAA
- a CDS encoding YpmA family protein, producing MDNKIELLSTISLKHSEDMYKIVNVLNRTLKDQDLMFGLALDDEDQDKAVFTIYRT from the coding sequence ATGGATAATAAGATCGAATTATTATCAACTATAAGTTTGAAGCACTCTGAAGATATGTATAAAATTGTTAATGTATTAAATCGTACCTTAAAAGACCAAGATTTGATGTTTGGATTAGCGTTAGATGATGAAGATCAAGATAAAGCTGTTTTTACAATTTATCGTACATAA
- the panD gene encoding aspartate 1-decarboxylase: protein MFRTFMNAKIHRARVTEANLNYVGSVTIDADILDKAGIAPNEKVAIVNNNNGARLETYVIEGERGSGVVCLNGAAARLVQEDDIVIIISYTLVPQDKVDEHQPKVLIMNEEDNSIKEIIHSEPASTVL, encoded by the coding sequence ATGTTTCGAACTTTTATGAATGCAAAAATTCATCGTGCACGTGTAACAGAAGCGAATTTGAATTACGTTGGTAGTGTGACAATTGATGCTGATATTTTGGACAAAGCTGGGATTGCTCCAAATGAGAAAGTGGCAATCGTTAATAACAATAATGGTGCCCGTCTTGAAACTTATGTAATTGAAGGAGAACGTGGTAGTGGTGTAGTATGTTTAAATGGTGCTGCAGCTCGTCTCGTTCAAGAAGATGACATAGTTATTATTATTTCATACACGCTTGTACCTCAAGATAAAGTCGATGAGCATCAGCCTAAAGTACTAATTATGAATGAAGAGGATAATTCGATAAAAGAAATTATTCACTCAGAACCAGCATCAACTGTGTTATAA
- the asnS gene encoding asparagine--tRNA ligase: MKTTISQVHKYVGEEVTIGAWLASKRSSGKIAFLQLRDGTGFIQGVMVKAEVEEDIFLKAKGLTQESSLYVTGVVREDERSPFGYELGVTNVEVIHEAIDYPITPKKHGPEFLMDNRHLWIRHKRQHAVMKVRNEIIRATYEFFNDNGFVKVDPPILTGASAEGTTELFHTKYFDEDAYLSQSGQLYMEAAAMALGKVFSFGPTFRAEKSKTRRHLIEFWMIEPEMAFVEHAESLEVQEQYVSYVVQSVLKNCELELKHLGRDVTKLEKIQAPFPRITYDEAIDLLHEKGFDDIEWGEDFGAPHETAIAESYDKPVFITHYPAKIKSFYMQPDPNRPEVALCADLIAPEGYGEIIGGSQRIHDLEMMEERYEAHGLTGEAYNWYLELRKYGSVPHSGFGLGLERTVAWITGVEHVRETIPFPRLLNRLYP, from the coding sequence GTGAAAACAACAATTTCGCAAGTACATAAATATGTTGGAGAAGAGGTCACAATTGGTGCTTGGTTAGCAAGTAAGCGCTCTAGTGGTAAAATTGCTTTTTTACAGCTACGTGATGGGACAGGTTTTATTCAAGGTGTTATGGTGAAAGCTGAAGTTGAAGAAGACATTTTTTTAAAAGCAAAAGGTTTAACACAAGAGTCATCACTTTATGTTACTGGTGTGGTACGTGAGGATGAACGTTCACCATTCGGATATGAGTTAGGTGTAACAAATGTCGAGGTTATTCATGAAGCGATTGATTATCCGATTACACCGAAAAAGCATGGACCAGAATTTTTGATGGATAATCGCCATCTATGGATTCGTCACAAACGTCAACACGCTGTTATGAAAGTGAGAAATGAAATTATTCGTGCAACGTATGAGTTTTTTAATGATAACGGTTTTGTTAAAGTCGATCCACCAATTTTGACAGGTGCTTCTGCTGAAGGTACGACAGAACTATTTCATACAAAATACTTTGATGAAGATGCATATCTTTCACAAAGTGGACAATTGTATATGGAAGCTGCTGCAATGGCACTTGGAAAAGTGTTCTCATTTGGTCCAACATTCCGAGCAGAAAAATCAAAAACTCGTCGTCATTTAATTGAATTCTGGATGATTGAACCAGAAATGGCGTTTGTTGAGCATGCAGAAAGCTTAGAAGTTCAAGAGCAATATGTAAGTTATGTTGTGCAATCAGTATTGAAAAATTGCGAGCTTGAATTGAAACACCTCGGTCGTGATGTGACAAAATTAGAGAAGATTCAAGCTCCATTCCCACGCATTACATATGATGAAGCAATTGATTTACTTCATGAGAAAGGTTTTGATGACATTGAGTGGGGTGAAGACTTCGGTGCACCTCATGAAACAGCGATTGCAGAAAGCTATGATAAACCAGTGTTTATTACACATTATCCAGCTAAGATCAAATCATTCTATATGCAACCAGATCCAAATCGTCCTGAAGTTGCGCTTTGTGCCGATTTGATCGCTCCTGAGGGTTATGGTGAAATTATTGGTGGTTCACAACGAATCCATGATCTTGAGATGATGGAAGAACGTTATGAAGCTCATGGTTTAACAGGTGAAGCGTATAACTGGTACTTAGAGTTACGTAAGTATGGTTCTGTTCCTCATTCAGGTTTTGGTCTAGGTTTAGAACGAACAGTAGCTTGGATTACAGGGGTGGAGCATGTTCGAGAAACGATTCCATTCCCACGTTTATTAAATCGTCTATATCCATAA
- a CDS encoding YpoC family protein, with the protein MPKYVIPEKMALKPFFTEGEMIEISIPETFHEAMTSGYFILDLLAEKTPYYPWIEQQKLLPDIFAIWKSEKESLRDMIAKRQKRLAELPMRQQLANLLNVLFWLNGEQITSLQDWKQRVAMFDLQPVNAHERLIFIMERPVHHHAFIQLEQLYVELEKLMQKQFAIYNKQN; encoded by the coding sequence ATGCCTAAATATGTGATACCTGAAAAAATGGCCCTTAAACCTTTTTTCACAGAAGGTGAAATGATAGAAATTTCAATACCAGAGACGTTTCATGAAGCAATGACGTCAGGTTATTTCATCCTTGATTTATTAGCTGAAAAAACGCCATATTATCCATGGATAGAGCAACAGAAGTTACTACCAGATATTTTTGCAATATGGAAGAGTGAAAAAGAATCTCTGCGAGACATGATAGCAAAAAGACAGAAACGATTGGCAGAACTTCCGATGAGACAACAATTGGCAAATTTACTTAATGTTCTATTTTGGTTAAATGGAGAACAAATCACTAGTTTACAAGATTGGAAACAAAGGGTTGCTATGTTTGATTTACAGCCTGTTAATGCACACGAGAGACTTATATTTATTATGGAAAGACCTGTACATCATCATGCGTTTATTCAGCTAGAGCAGTTGTATGTAGAGCTTGAAAAGCTCATGCAAAAACAGTTCGCAATATATAATAAACAAAACTAA
- a CDS encoding pyridoxal phosphate-dependent aminotransferase, whose amino-acid sequence MKLANRVSALTPSTTLEITAKAKALKAEGHDVIGLGAGEPDFNTPQHIIDAANQSMNEGQTKYTPAGGLPALKEAIIEKFKHDQGITYKPSEIIVGTGAKHALYTLFQVLLNPGDEVIIPIPYWVSYPEQVKLAEGTPVFAKAEEANDFKLTPMQLKEAITDKTKAVIINSPSNPTGMLYSREELEALGKVALDAGILIVSDEIYEHLVYGDKKHVSIAELSPELKENTIIINGVSKSHSMTGWRIGYAAGNETIIKAMTNLASHSTSNPAVMAQYGAIAAYTGSQEAVAEMKNAFEERLNKTYKRLIEIPGFTCVKPDGAFYLFPNVIEAAKKTGFESVDEWVKALLDEEKVALVPGSGFGSAENVRLSYATSMENLEGALDRIERFMKKRL is encoded by the coding sequence ATGAAATTAGCAAACCGTGTTTCAGCATTAACTCCATCAACTACACTAGAAATTACTGCGAAAGCAAAGGCTTTAAAAGCAGAAGGTCATGATGTTATTGGTTTAGGAGCAGGTGAACCTGATTTTAATACTCCACAGCATATTATTGACGCAGCAAATCAATCAATGAATGAAGGTCAAACAAAGTATACTCCTGCTGGAGGATTACCAGCGTTAAAAGAAGCGATTATTGAAAAGTTTAAACACGATCAAGGAATTACTTATAAGCCTTCTGAAATTATTGTAGGAACAGGCGCAAAACACGCTTTATATACATTATTTCAAGTGTTACTAAATCCTGGTGATGAAGTTATTATTCCTATTCCTTATTGGGTGAGCTATCCAGAACAAGTGAAGCTTGCTGAAGGAACTCCTGTTTTTGCAAAAGCAGAAGAAGCAAATGACTTTAAGTTAACACCAATGCAGCTTAAAGAAGCAATTACTGATAAAACAAAAGCAGTTATTATCAACTCTCCAAGCAATCCAACAGGTATGTTGTATTCAAGAGAAGAGCTTGAAGCACTAGGAAAAGTAGCACTTGACGCAGGTATCCTAATTGTCTCAGATGAAATTTACGAGCACCTTGTATATGGTGATAAGAAGCATGTTTCAATTGCTGAGCTTTCTCCTGAATTAAAGGAAAATACGATCATTATTAATGGCGTATCTAAATCTCATTCCATGACTGGTTGGCGTATTGGTTATGCTGCGGGTAATGAAACGATTATAAAGGCTATGACGAACCTTGCAAGTCATTCAACATCAAATCCAGCTGTCATGGCTCAATATGGAGCAATTGCGGCATATACAGGTTCACAAGAGGCTGTTGCAGAAATGAAAAATGCGTTTGAAGAACGATTAAATAAAACATATAAACGTTTAATTGAAATACCTGGATTTACATGTGTAAAACCTGATGGAGCATTTTATCTTTTCCCTAATGTAATCGAAGCAGCGAAGAAAACAGGATTTGAAAGTGTAGATGAATGGGTTAAAGCACTTTTAGACGAAGAGAAAGTTGCGCTAGTTCCGGGTTCAGGATTTGGTTCAGCTGAGAATGTTAGGTTATCATACGCTACATCAATGGAAAACCTAGAAGGTGCACTTGATCGAATTGAACGATTTATGAAAAAACGCCTCTAA
- a CDS encoding ComEC/Rec2 family competence protein, with product MIKGILSIILCLFIPLHVVAEEDAIEKVDWNLSKTEIVVTFLDLSSGEAILIQTGHGETILINTGGPQTTDELINRLETLSVLKLDSVLLTSLDKQYVSNLMWLNRGYIIDEIIVPDVFRNELQTEFTLQHGNIQYWDESIMKEMSSGVTIRPLNIQYEGGMSLHVGFGKHDLLLMGAADSKVEEAILKKSSIRAEILKVAQFAQADGTSESFLKKVDPHVAIIFRERKRMPSSDVLERLNETWIDIYQTRQFGNVAIRFDQENYEVITFEAKDKE from the coding sequence ATGATTAAAGGTATTCTCTCCATAATTTTATGCTTATTTATTCCACTTCATGTTGTAGCTGAAGAAGATGCAATCGAAAAGGTGGATTGGAATTTATCAAAAACAGAAATTGTTGTTACATTTCTGGATCTTTCTAGTGGAGAAGCAATTCTTATTCAAACTGGGCATGGAGAAACGATTCTAATTAATACAGGTGGACCGCAAACGACAGATGAGTTAATTAATCGATTGGAAACATTAAGTGTGCTTAAGCTTGACAGTGTGTTACTGACTAGTTTGGATAAGCAGTATGTTTCAAATTTAATGTGGTTAAATAGAGGTTATATCATTGACGAAATTATTGTACCAGATGTTTTTCGCAATGAGTTACAAACCGAATTCACCTTACAACACGGAAATATACAATATTGGGACGAAAGTATAATGAAAGAAATGTCTTCTGGTGTTACGATCCGTCCACTGAATATTCAATATGAAGGTGGTATGAGTCTTCATGTTGGGTTTGGTAAGCATGATTTGCTTCTAATGGGAGCGGCAGATAGTAAAGTTGAGGAAGCTATTTTAAAAAAATCCTCCATTCGTGCTGAAATATTGAAGGTAGCTCAATTTGCACAAGCTGATGGAACGTCAGAATCTTTTCTAAAAAAAGTAGACCCCCATGTAGCAATTATCTTCCGTGAACGAAAGAGAATGCCTAGTTCAGATGTGTTAGAACGATTGAATGAGACGTGGATAGATATATATCAAACTCGACAGTTCGGGAATGTAGCAATTAGGTTTGACCAGGAAAATTATGAAGTGATTACGTTTGAAGCAAAAGATAAGGAGTAG
- the dinG gene encoding ATP-dependent DNA helicase DinG, giving the protein MNDRFVIVDVETTGNRPKNGDRIIQVGAVVVENGQITERFSSFVNTNKKLTPFIQELTKINEDMLVDAPQFDEIAPKLLSMLENSYFVAHNVPFDMSFLQEEFENSGYRPFSGPCIDTVELARLLYPALDSYKLSQLAEIFKMQHSNPHRADSDAEVTAKLLLMMLEKLSSLPLIVLQRLERLVPRLDSDLEFYIKQLINEKTTTLQTDEEQFDVFRGLVLKPNVQKKSEPDEQVPSTFGTFQNEVTRKLKAEMSRYEERPGQAEMMKTVDEALSTHQHLLIEAGTGTGKSLGYLLPSLYTAKKNEQPVVVSTHTIQLQEQLLERDIPLLKKIVPFSFNGVLLKGRNHYLCLRKFEHSLSDVYNDNYDTILTKAQILIWLTETEHGDVEELNLSSGGKVFWNKVKSDAGSCLNRACPFFSRCFYHRKRNEAHDADLIVTNHALLFTDLTNESSILPAYNEVVIDESHHIEETASEHFGEQLDYFMINMMTTRLGMREEHELTSKLFGLAEFIDIDENVFTFLETMEEQITNVKNEADDLFRMLKVYVNEQENDEKSDIGRISYRYDVREENSEVWNSIVEVADRFKFALRDLGKAMQKVSKAFDDRKEHMTTLQRGILIDFQGVKNQVDTMCAQVTCLLLEARDNDVTWIEADVNGALNATYLYSQPIEVSEMLAERFFEKKKSAILTSATLTINNSFSFIEKRLGLTEFHPMTAMIASPFSYRDQVRLMIPSDIPNIKYVSNEIYTEHLAEQISELAQITNGRMLVLFTSYEMLRTVYYLVKKHTTNETMNFIAQGVTGGSRTKLTKRFQQSERAVLFGTSSFWEGVDIPGEALSCLVIVRLPFSPPNSPIMSARSERLKAQGKSPFMELSLPQAIIRFKQGFGRLVRTQSDKGAVFVFDRRITTTRYGKKFINSLPVTPVMEAPSEQLYSELEKWL; this is encoded by the coding sequence ATGAACGATCGGTTTGTAATTGTAGATGTTGAAACAACAGGGAATCGTCCTAAAAATGGTGATCGGATTATTCAAGTAGGTGCAGTTGTCGTTGAAAACGGTCAAATTACGGAGCGGTTTTCTAGTTTTGTAAATACAAATAAGAAATTAACTCCCTTTATTCAAGAATTAACAAAGATTAATGAGGATATGTTGGTGGATGCACCACAGTTTGATGAAATCGCACCAAAGTTATTATCTATGCTAGAAAATTCATATTTTGTTGCACATAACGTACCTTTTGACATGTCATTTTTACAAGAAGAGTTTGAGAATAGTGGTTATCGACCATTTTCTGGACCTTGTATAGATACTGTTGAACTGGCACGACTCCTTTATCCCGCATTAGACAGTTACAAGCTGTCACAGCTGGCTGAAATATTCAAAATGCAACACTCTAATCCTCATCGTGCAGATAGTGATGCAGAAGTTACTGCTAAGCTTTTATTAATGATGTTAGAGAAGCTCTCAAGTTTGCCACTAATAGTACTACAGCGTCTAGAACGACTTGTACCTCGTTTAGATAGTGACTTAGAGTTTTATATAAAACAGCTCATTAATGAGAAGACAACAACGTTACAAACAGATGAGGAACAGTTTGATGTCTTTCGTGGTCTCGTATTAAAACCTAACGTGCAAAAAAAATCAGAACCTGATGAACAAGTTCCTAGTACGTTTGGAACTTTTCAAAATGAAGTAACGAGAAAACTGAAAGCAGAGATGTCACGATATGAAGAACGTCCTGGACAAGCCGAAATGATGAAGACTGTTGATGAAGCATTATCAACACATCAACATTTGCTCATAGAGGCTGGTACAGGAACAGGGAAATCGTTAGGTTATTTGTTGCCATCTCTTTATACAGCTAAGAAGAATGAGCAACCAGTCGTAGTGAGTACTCATACAATCCAGCTACAAGAACAGTTGCTAGAACGAGATATTCCTCTTTTGAAAAAAATTGTTCCATTTTCTTTTAACGGTGTTTTATTAAAGGGAAGAAACCACTATCTTTGCTTAAGAAAGTTTGAACATTCGTTGTCAGATGTATATAACGATAATTACGATACAATATTAACGAAAGCTCAAATTCTCATTTGGTTAACAGAAACAGAACATGGTGATGTAGAGGAGCTAAACCTATCTTCGGGGGGCAAGGTGTTTTGGAATAAAGTGAAAAGTGATGCAGGCTCTTGTTTGAACCGTGCTTGTCCTTTCTTCTCACGATGCTTCTATCACCGAAAGCGGAATGAAGCACATGATGCAGACTTAATCGTTACAAATCATGCGTTATTATTTACTGACCTTACGAATGAATCAAGTATATTGCCTGCGTATAATGAGGTTGTTATTGATGAGTCACATCATATCGAAGAAACAGCGAGTGAACATTTTGGAGAACAGCTTGATTATTTTATGATTAATATGATGACGACACGTTTAGGAATGCGTGAGGAACATGAATTAACTTCTAAATTATTCGGGCTTGCTGAATTTATCGATATTGATGAAAACGTCTTTACGTTTTTAGAAACGATGGAAGAACAAATAACAAACGTGAAAAATGAAGCTGATGATCTGTTTAGGATGCTTAAAGTATATGTAAATGAGCAAGAAAATGATGAGAAATCAGATATCGGTCGAATTAGTTATCGTTATGATGTACGAGAAGAAAATAGTGAGGTTTGGAACTCAATTGTAGAGGTAGCCGATCGATTCAAATTTGCTCTGCGTGATTTAGGTAAAGCAATGCAGAAGGTTTCTAAAGCATTCGATGATCGCAAAGAGCATATGACAACTTTACAACGTGGAATTTTGATTGACTTCCAAGGTGTGAAGAATCAAGTAGACACGATGTGTGCTCAAGTAACATGTCTTTTACTAGAAGCACGTGATAATGATGTAACATGGATAGAAGCGGATGTGAATGGGGCATTAAACGCAACTTATCTTTATAGTCAGCCCATTGAAGTGAGTGAGATGCTTGCTGAACGCTTCTTTGAAAAAAAGAAAAGTGCAATTTTAACATCAGCAACATTAACGATTAATAATTCATTTTCATTTATAGAAAAACGTCTTGGGTTAACGGAATTTCACCCAATGACCGCGATGATCGCATCACCGTTCTCGTATCGAGACCAAGTACGGTTAATGATTCCTAGTGATATACCAAATATTAAATATGTTTCAAATGAAATTTATACAGAACATTTAGCTGAACAGATTTCCGAATTAGCACAAATTACAAATGGACGAATGCTCGTGTTATTTACTTCATATGAAATGTTACGTACCGTTTATTACTTAGTGAAAAAGCATACAACGAACGAGACAATGAATTTTATAGCACAAGGTGTAACTGGTGGGAGTCGAACGAAATTGACGAAGCGATTCCAACAGAGCGAACGTGCAGTTTTATTTGGTACGAGTAGTTTTTGGGAAGGTGTTGACATTCCAGGTGAAGCATTAAGTTGTTTGGTTATTGTTCGATTACCGTTCTCACCACCTAACAGTCCAATTATGAGCGCTAGAAGTGAACGCTTGAAAGCACAAGGTAAAAGCCCTTTTATGGAATTATCTTTACCACAGGCTATTATTCGGTTTAAACAAGGGTTTGGTCGACTCGTTCGAACTCAGTCAGACAAAGGGGCAGTATTTGTTTTTGACCGACGCATAACAACAACCCGATATGGTAAAAAATTTATTAATTCTTTGCCAGTTACTCCTGTTATGGAAGCTCCTTCTGAACAATTATATAGTGAACTTGAAAAATGGTTGTGA
- a CDS encoding DnaD domain-containing protein — MEQTQMINWLTKGNISIPVILLESYPQLGIDEKEVMLLLHIHSYLDRGNTFPTPDEMAIRMSIGSQGCMEILHALLRKGCLAIEEEKDLTGVMYERYTLRPLWEKLIRLIEKNEQEQEKQQAQADEGELFQMFEREFARVLSPMEYETIAIWVDQEQYSPVLIKAALKEAVISGKLNLRYIDRILFEWKKNGVKTVEQARERSLRFRQHQPSRKQPPQAGQASESKGKTVPFYNWLEQ, encoded by the coding sequence ATGGAACAAACACAAATGATAAATTGGCTAACGAAAGGAAATATCTCCATACCAGTAATTTTACTTGAATCGTACCCACAGCTTGGTATTGATGAAAAGGAAGTTATGTTACTGTTGCATATACACAGTTATTTAGATAGGGGTAACACATTTCCAACACCGGATGAAATGGCGATTCGAATGAGCATTGGTTCACAGGGATGTATGGAAATCTTGCATGCTTTGCTTCGAAAAGGTTGTTTAGCAATAGAGGAAGAGAAAGACTTAACTGGAGTCATGTATGAACGTTATACGTTACGTCCTCTATGGGAGAAGCTTATTCGCTTAATAGAAAAAAATGAGCAAGAACAGGAAAAGCAACAAGCACAAGCTGATGAAGGAGAACTTTTCCAAATGTTTGAACGTGAATTTGCTCGAGTCCTTTCACCTATGGAATATGAGACGATAGCGATTTGGGTTGACCAAGAGCAATATTCACCAGTTTTAATTAAAGCTGCATTAAAAGAAGCGGTTATTAGTGGGAAATTAAACTTACGATATATTGATCGTATTTTATTTGAGTGGAAAAAGAATGGGGTTAAAACTGTTGAACAAGCTCGAGAACGTAGTTTGCGTTTTAGGCAACACCAGCCTTCACGTAAACAACCTCCTCAAGCAGGACAAGCTTCAGAGTCAAAAGGGAAGACGGTCCCATTTTATAATTGGCTCGAACAATGA
- the panC gene encoding pantoate--beta-alanine ligase → MKVIQSIQEMQQQMRIMKKQGYEIGFVPTMGYLHEGHLTLVEQARRENDVVVMSIFVNPLQFGPNEDFERYPRDFERDERLAEEKGVDFLFYPHMDDMYPEGFSIKMTVENRVNVLCGESRPGHFDGVVTVLAKLFNIVLPDRAYFGMKDAQQVAVVEGLIADYNFPVKLVPVKIIREQDGLAKSSRNVYLTDKERSEAPQLFRSLQQAATTIEAGERVVKKIIDSIRKNIDKNTSGKIDYVEILSYPDLETLTVLEGRFIIALAVQFERARLIDNITITLE, encoded by the coding sequence ATGAAAGTGATTCAATCGATCCAGGAAATGCAACAACAAATGCGGATCATGAAAAAACAAGGATATGAAATTGGATTTGTTCCTACTATGGGTTATCTTCATGAAGGTCACCTTACACTCGTGGAGCAAGCACGGAGAGAAAATGACGTTGTTGTTATGAGTATTTTCGTTAATCCACTTCAATTTGGACCGAATGAAGACTTTGAGCGTTATCCACGTGACTTTGAACGTGATGAGCGTCTAGCAGAAGAAAAGGGTGTTGATTTTCTGTTTTATCCTCATATGGATGATATGTATCCAGAGGGTTTTTCGATAAAGATGACTGTAGAAAATAGAGTTAACGTCTTATGTGGTGAGTCACGACCAGGTCATTTTGACGGGGTTGTAACGGTATTAGCAAAGTTATTTAACATTGTTTTACCAGATCGTGCGTACTTCGGCATGAAAGATGCACAGCAAGTTGCGGTTGTTGAAGGTTTAATAGCAGATTACAATTTCCCTGTTAAGCTTGTGCCTGTTAAAATTATTCGTGAGCAAGATGGATTAGCGAAAAGCTCACGTAATGTATATTTAACTGATAAAGAGCGGTCGGAAGCACCTCAATTGTTTAGGAGCCTACAGCAAGCGGCTACAACGATTGAAGCTGGTGAAAGAGTTGTTAAGAAAATTATTGATTCAATACGAAAGAATATCGATAAGAACACAAGTGGGAAGATTGATTACGTAGAAATTCTTAGTTATCCAGATTTAGAAACGTTGACAGTACTTGAAGGTCGATTTATTATTGCACTAGCTGTTCAATTTGAACGAGCTCGTTTAATTGATAATATTACCATTACATTAGAATAA
- the nth gene encoding endonuclease III → MLTKIQIKEVLNTMAEMYPDAHCELNHRNPFELVVAVALSAQCTDKLVNKVTKDLFQKYRTPEDYLAVSLEELQHDIRSIGLYRNKSKNIRKMCQLLIDEYGREVPKDRASLERLPGVGRKTANVVLSVAFDVPALAVDTHVERVSKRLGICRWKDSVLEVERTLMRKIPEDEWSVSHHRLIFFGRYHCKAQSPQCESCPLLDLCREGQKRMKKKAKANA, encoded by the coding sequence TTGCTTACAAAAATCCAAATTAAAGAAGTTTTGAATACGATGGCTGAAATGTATCCAGATGCTCATTGTGAGCTTAACCATCGCAATCCATTTGAGTTAGTTGTAGCTGTAGCACTTTCAGCACAGTGTACAGACAAATTAGTTAACAAAGTGACAAAGGACTTGTTCCAAAAATATCGTACACCAGAGGATTACTTAGCTGTCTCACTGGAGGAGTTGCAGCATGATATTCGTTCAATCGGTTTGTATCGCAATAAGTCTAAGAATATAAGGAAAATGTGTCAATTGTTAATTGATGAGTATGGGAGAGAAGTACCAAAGGACCGTGCGTCATTGGAACGTCTTCCTGGAGTAGGAAGAAAAACAGCAAATGTTGTTTTATCAGTAGCATTTGACGTTCCTGCTTTAGCTGTTGACACCCACGTAGAGCGTGTTAGTAAACGTTTAGGGATATGTCGTTGGAAGGATTCAGTATTAGAAGTAGAGAGAACGCTAATGCGTAAAATTCCTGAAGATGAATGGAGTGTTTCACACCATCGTTTAATCTTCTTCGGCCGTTATCATTGTAAGGCTCAGTCTCCTCAATGTGAAAGTTGTCCTCTATTAGATTTATGTCGGGAAGGGCAAAAGAGAATGAAGAAGAAGGCGAAAGCAAATGCCTAA